The following proteins are encoded in a genomic region of Bacillota bacterium:
- a CDS encoding nitroreductase family protein has product MLKDLILSNRSCRRFYQEVRVEAPTLKELVDLARLSPSARNAQPLKYILSSNPNTNELIFSCLAWAGYIKNWNPPEGERPAAYIIMLGDKKIASSFAYDAGIAAQSIVLGAREKDLAGCILGSVQKEKVRGLLNIPEQYEVLLAIAVGKPKEKAVLEEIGPDGDIKYWRDAEGVHHVPKRRLEELIISSS; this is encoded by the coding sequence GTGCTCAAAGATTTGATTTTAAGCAACCGGAGCTGCCGGCGGTTCTACCAGGAAGTCAGGGTGGAAGCGCCAACTCTTAAAGAGCTGGTCGACCTGGCGAGGTTGTCCCCGTCGGCACGGAACGCGCAGCCGCTAAAGTACATCCTTTCTTCCAATCCGAACACCAACGAATTGATTTTCTCCTGCCTCGCCTGGGCCGGCTACATTAAAAACTGGAACCCGCCGGAGGGAGAAAGGCCGGCCGCATACATCATTATGCTCGGCGACAAAAAAATTGCTTCCTCCTTCGCTTACGATGCCGGGATCGCCGCGCAGAGCATCGTCTTGGGCGCAAGGGAAAAGGACTTGGCCGGCTGTATCCTCGGCTCGGTGCAGAAAGAGAAGGTAAGGGGCTTGCTTAATATCCCGGAGCAGTACGAAGTGCTGCTGGCAATTGCGGTCGGCAAACCAAAGGAGAAGGCTGTACTCGAGGAAATCGGCCCGGACGGGGACATCAAATACTGGCGGGACGCCGAAGGCGTCCACCACGTACCGAAGCGGCGTTTAGAGGAGCTGATTATCAGTTCATCCTAG